The window TCCATTTCCAGCATCTCCTTTAAATGGGGAAGTTGCTGCATTATCATCTGCCATTGCCGCATCTGTAAAAGTTCCTGTACTTACTGGTGTACCGTCAATTACCGCCCAACCTTCATATTTCCATCCATCTGCAAGTGTTGGTAAGTCTAAACCAGTTACTGCTGTTCCTGAAGTATTATCTAAAAACCAAACACCACTAGCTTCATTAGTATCATCCATATCTGTAGGAGTCGCTAAAATGTATGTTCCTGTTGCTGTCGAAAAATCTGCTACTAAATTAGAATTTACATTTGCAGAACTTCCTGAAAAATCTCCAGCTAAAATTTTTGTTGCTGCTGGTGCAGGGTCAGCATCTACTGCTGGTTCAATAGACAATACAAATGTTGTTGCTGCCGTTAATTGGGTAGCATCTACAGTAAATGTTTTTGGAAAAGATACATCTGTAAAAGTTCCTGTAGAAACTGGAGAACCGTCTACAATAATCCATCCTTCGTAAACGAAATCGGATCCTAATGCTTCTAAACCTGCTAGGTCTAATGTTAAATCTGCTGTTGAAGGAGTGTTGTTGTTATCGTCATCACTACTGCATGAAGTGGCAAAAATCCCTAATACCATAACTG is drawn from Lacinutrix sp. WUR7 and contains these coding sequences:
- a CDS encoding anti-sigma factor, with product MIRKTILAVMVLGIFATSCSSDDDNNNTPSTADLTLDLAGLEALGSDFVYEGWIIVDGSPVSTGTFTDVSFPKTFTVDATQLTAATTFVLSIEPAVDADPAPAATKILAGDFSGSSANVNSNLVADFSTATGTYILATPTDMDDTNEASGVWFLDNTSGTAVTGLDLPTLADGWKYEGWAVIDGTPVSTGTFTDAAMADDNAATSPFKGDAGNGPGFPGEDFLQNAPAGMTFPTDLKGATIVVSVEPSPDNSATPFTLKPLAHVVPTDAMNHTAIAMGAGPVVSLSGSVTR